A single window of Candidatus Nezhaarchaeales archaeon DNA harbors:
- a CDS encoding phenylalanine--tRNA ligase beta subunit-related protein yields MDTPEVAIDNALKERFQGISVAFRTVRGVKVEASKPGFKTRIEEVCASLKLRFKLEEVRLQPIFRAYRDFFWRIGIDPTKIRPASEALVRRVLTGKPFPQVNNVVDAYNLASLETGVAIAAFDLDRVKGGLTLRFARPGELFIGIGMASPLTLKGLEPVIADSEKLVAIYPYRDSESTKVTEHTRNVLLVSCGVPGISFTLIEEAAMKALNYITEYCLASSCKAAY; encoded by the coding sequence ATGGATACGCCTGAAGTAGCTATCGATAACGCTTTAAAGGAGCGTTTTCAGGGTATTTCGGTGGCTTTTCGAACGGTTAGAGGCGTTAAGGTTGAAGCTTCAAAACCGGGCTTTAAAACGCGTATTGAGGAGGTTTGCGCCTCCTTAAAGTTAAGGTTTAAGCTTGAGGAAGTTAGACTTCAACCGATTTTTAGGGCCTACCGCGACTTCTTTTGGCGTATCGGCATAGATCCAACTAAGATCCGTCCAGCTAGTGAAGCATTAGTTAGAAGGGTTCTAACCGGTAAACCCTTCCCCCAGGTAAATAACGTGGTGGACGCCTACAACCTAGCTTCACTTGAAACCGGGGTAGCTATAGCCGCCTTCGACTTGGATAGGGTTAAGGGCGGTTTAACGTTAAGGTTCGCTAGACCCGGGGAGCTTTTCATAGGCATAGGGATGGCCTCCCCGTTAACGCTTAAAGGCCTTGAACCGGTAATAGCCGATAGCGAGAAACTAGTAGCCATCTACCCCTATAGGGATAGTGAAAGTACTAAGGTAACCGAACATACGCGGAACGTACTCCTCGTAAGCTGCGGGGTTCCAGGTATTAGCTTTACGCTTATCGAAGAAGCGGCTATGAAGGCGTTAAACTACATAACGGAATACTGCCTAGCCTCAAGTTGTAAGGCCGCGTATTAA
- the mvk gene encoding mevalonate kinase, with protein MKRKRTVTASAPGKCIITGEHFVVHGEPALVMAINRRVYVESRLKEGSDVQIASEDLGLAGCFIDDEYKPILGGMRGEAVLKPVKAAVMEVFKEAKTVKGLDLRIRSQIPVSSGLGSSAALVVASIAAVSRLLEVELSKEELFKLAVEAEKVVHVKPSGIDPLISIGGGIIAFRREEGFLPVKSPVSLPLVLGNTKTPRSTGEMVNRVAKLKEKYPEIIDPLFHSAGRLTIKAIEAVRSGDLVTLGELMNINHELLSAIGVSTPKLDNLVRKAREAGALGAKLTGAGGGGFMVALCPKERVSKVFKAIKNAKGEPYEARLEEEGVIIEEDERLR; from the coding sequence GTGAAGCGTAAGAGGACGGTTACCGCTTCAGCCCCTGGGAAGTGTATTATTACCGGTGAACACTTCGTCGTACATGGTGAGCCGGCGTTAGTTATGGCTATAAATAGGAGGGTGTATGTAGAATCGCGACTTAAAGAGGGGTCCGATGTTCAAATCGCTTCCGAGGACCTAGGCTTAGCTGGCTGCTTCATCGATGACGAATACAAGCCAATCCTAGGCGGAATGAGGGGGGAGGCCGTATTAAAACCGGTTAAAGCCGCGGTTATGGAGGTTTTTAAGGAGGCTAAAACCGTTAAAGGCTTAGATTTAAGGATACGATCGCAGATACCGGTAAGCTCAGGGCTAGGATCATCGGCTGCCTTAGTAGTAGCTAGTATCGCGGCCGTAAGTCGACTCTTAGAGGTTGAACTATCTAAGGAGGAGCTTTTTAAGCTAGCGGTGGAAGCTGAAAAGGTTGTCCACGTTAAACCTAGCGGAATAGACCCCTTAATATCGATAGGGGGAGGGATTATCGCCTTCCGTAGGGAGGAGGGATTCCTACCAGTTAAAAGCCCCGTATCGCTACCCCTGGTTTTAGGCAATACGAAGACGCCTAGGTCAACGGGGGAGATGGTTAACCGTGTAGCTAAACTGAAGGAGAAGTACCCCGAAATCATTGATCCCTTATTTCATAGCGCTGGGCGCTTAACCATTAAGGCTATTGAAGCGGTTAGAAGCGGCGACTTAGTTACGCTGGGCGAATTAATGAACATAAACCACGAGCTTCTAAGCGCTATAGGCGTTTCAACCCCGAAGCTGGATAACCTAGTACGTAAAGCTAGAGAAGCGGGTGCTTTAGGGGCTAAGCTTACTGGCGCAGGCGGCGGCGGCTTCATGGTGGCCCTTTGCCCTAAGGAACGCGTAAGTAAAGTTTTTAAAGCTATTAAAAACGCTAAGGGAGAACCGTACGAGGCTAGGTTAGAGGAGGAAGGAGTAATCATCGAGGAGGACGAACGTTTACGGTAA
- a CDS encoding RAD55 family ATPase: MSAAKALISTGIKTLDNILGGGLPNGSLILVLGDPGSGHRLFVQQLLYAKAKEGGKVAYATVEDTPEEIKSEMQAYGWDVDQVKDLWEFIDIYSQRMNVRRGISGRRVLLDSLSTTVPSMIADGRWSVVDTFSYFLLLYDLRELLDPIDAITHQVRRSGGLHFLIVISGLHEPKTITTIEHFADGVLSFELLQEETEAVGSLRIKKLRRMHHAPRTIPYRITDYGIVVETAVRIA; the protein is encoded by the coding sequence ATGAGCGCGGCGAAGGCCCTTATAAGTACCGGTATAAAAACCCTTGACAACATATTAGGAGGAGGCCTCCCGAATGGTAGCCTCATCCTCGTATTGGGAGATCCAGGGTCGGGTCATAGGCTCTTCGTTCAGCAGCTACTTTACGCGAAGGCTAAGGAGGGAGGTAAAGTTGCCTACGCCACCGTTGAAGATACTCCTGAAGAAATTAAGTCTGAAATGCAGGCTTACGGCTGGGATGTAGATCAGGTTAAGGATTTATGGGAGTTTATCGATATATACTCACAACGAATGAACGTTAGGAGGGGTATATCTGGACGCCGAGTATTATTGGACTCTTTATCAACTACCGTACCCAGTATGATTGCTGACGGCCGTTGGTCCGTAGTTGACACCTTCTCCTATTTCCTCCTTCTATACGATTTAAGGGAATTACTAGACCCGATAGACGCAATCACCCACCAAGTTAGAAGGAGCGGCGGCTTACACTTCCTAATAGTTATTTCAGGGCTTCACGAGCCTAAAACTATAACTACTATCGAGCACTTCGCCGACGGCGTTTTAAGCTTCGAGTTACTTCAGGAGGAAACGGAAGCCGTAGGAAGTTTAAGGATTAAAAAGCTTAGGAGGATGCATCACGCGCCAAGGACTATACCGTATAGAATTACGGACTACGGTATCGTAGTAGAAACAGCGGTAAGAATAGCATAA
- a CDS encoding carbohydrate kinase family protein: MNRWLNEAIEALTSAKGKPTITVMPDFFLDTIVSYEADLTNLLTDLTLLADQGGGSLPLTKQMVMRGGNAANTSSALARLGARVRLISVTSELGLNLLKWFMAGLDVDLSGVRCNGELSSTVSIELKHKGRLVNIMVSDPGTLAKYGPEWLTEREYSLMEDADVLCLLNWTANRRGTELIKAVLQRLKKQGKPKIFLDTGDPSRRAGEVKTLIDEVLKSGLIDALSVNENEALWYASCLNEDIARLKPKGPSDELVLTAARLLHEALRVKVYLHTANYSASFEEDGFTLLPTFDVQVKRVTGAGDAWNAGNVYCWALDIPSPAKLIVANAVAGYYISSEKGSHPNLNELIGFMRRQHLKPLLIQGGVSFKFY, from the coding sequence ATGAACCGCTGGTTAAATGAAGCTATTGAAGCCTTAACCTCAGCTAAAGGTAAGCCGACAATCACGGTAATGCCGGACTTCTTCCTAGATACAATAGTAAGCTACGAAGCAGACTTAACAAACCTTTTAACCGACCTCACCCTACTAGCTGATCAAGGCGGTGGAAGCCTACCTCTTACTAAGCAGATGGTTATGAGGGGTGGTAACGCCGCAAATACGTCTTCAGCGCTTGCCCGTCTAGGCGCAAGGGTACGTTTAATATCGGTAACCAGCGAGCTCGGGCTAAACCTCCTCAAATGGTTTATGGCCGGCCTCGACGTCGACCTTAGCGGCGTAAGGTGTAATGGCGAATTATCGTCAACAGTTTCCATCGAGCTAAAGCATAAGGGCCGCTTAGTTAACATAATGGTTAGCGACCCAGGTACGTTAGCTAAATACGGGCCCGAATGGTTAACCGAGCGTGAATACTCGTTAATGGAGGACGCCGACGTATTATGCCTATTAAACTGGACGGCCAACCGTAGAGGCACCGAGCTCATAAAGGCAGTACTTCAACGCTTAAAGAAGCAGGGTAAACCTAAAATCTTCCTAGATACAGGGGATCCATCACGTAGGGCTGGAGAAGTTAAGACGCTTATCGACGAAGTACTTAAAAGCGGCCTAATCGACGCCCTTAGCGTAAACGAGAATGAAGCCCTCTGGTATGCCTCATGTTTAAATGAGGATATAGCGCGTCTAAAGCCTAAAGGCCCCTCCGACGAACTAGTATTAACCGCGGCGCGCCTCCTACATGAAGCTCTACGCGTTAAGGTTTACCTTCATACGGCGAATTACTCAGCATCCTTTGAGGAGGATGGTTTTACCCTACTCCCCACCTTCGACGTACAGGTGAAAAGGGTAACTGGCGCTGGCGACGCTTGGAACGCTGGTAACGTTTACTGCTGGGCTTTAGATATACCTAGCCCCGCTAAGTTAATAGTAGCTAACGCCGTAGCCGGATACTACATATCAAGTGAGAAGGGATCCCACCCAAACCTCAACGAGCTAATAGGCTTCATGAGGAGGCAACACCTTAAACCGTTACTAATTCAAGGGGGTGTAAGCTTTAAATTTTATTGA
- a CDS encoding phosphoribosyltransferase family protein, whose amino-acid sequence MKRKEENLKFRLMVVNKLRLLKKVYSYAELSKKLNKPETVLCRYIKGDVTPSESVAQSLWSLMNRNISFSSILKSLLRYDEYGYVDLTPIIQDPYVLTQASSEAMTRFAGKRITKVVTAAVNGIPLTTAVALALEAPIVIAKATKDIGVKEFIEESYPAGSPVSLTTLYVPKRSLTAKDDVLIVDDMIRTGRTVQALINITRKAKARLVGVFTLLAFGDEWRKLLSGIPCPVEVVLSLPSTASPAF is encoded by the coding sequence ATGAAGCGTAAGGAGGAGAACCTAAAGTTTAGGTTAATGGTGGTTAATAAGTTAAGGCTCCTTAAAAAGGTGTATTCATACGCGGAGCTCTCAAAGAAGTTAAATAAGCCTGAAACAGTTCTATGTAGATACATTAAGGGCGATGTAACACCTAGTGAAAGCGTAGCTCAAAGCCTCTGGAGCCTCATGAATAGAAATATAAGTTTCTCATCAATCCTTAAATCACTACTAAGGTACGATGAGTACGGCTACGTAGATTTAACGCCCATAATCCAAGACCCCTACGTGCTTACGCAGGCCTCCAGCGAGGCAATGACTAGGTTCGCCGGTAAGAGGATAACCAAGGTAGTTACGGCGGCTGTTAACGGCATCCCATTAACCACAGCGGTGGCGTTAGCGCTTGAAGCCCCCATCGTAATAGCTAAAGCGACTAAGGATATAGGCGTTAAAGAATTCATAGAGGAATCCTACCCAGCTGGTAGCCCGGTATCGCTTACCACGCTCTACGTCCCAAAGCGTTCCTTAACGGCTAAGGACGACGTATTAATAGTTGACGACATGATTAGAACCGGTAGAACGGTGCAGGCTCTAATAAACATAACTAGGAAGGCGAAAGCTAGGCTAGTCGGCGTTTTCACGTTACTAGCCTTTGGCGATGAATGGAGGAAGCTTTTAAGCGGTATACCATGCCCCGTCGAGGTCGTACTAAGCCTCCCTTCAACCGCTTCTCCAGCCTTTTAA
- a CDS encoding metallophosphoesterase family protein, translating into MRPELILKAREAKAEELENLALTVRAILRKEREKGVFGGGIVKGGLVQVRGYEEAIVIGDIHGDFEALTTMVEGAGIPRGLGTDRLLIFLGDYGDRGEQSVEVYFLILALKASYPDGVVLLRGNHEGPHDLVASPHDLPYQFVERYGDKGVRLYLVISSLFDALHHALTVNGYLMLHGGAPSGAKSIDDIAYAHEKHPSETSLEEILWNDPVDDVLGTYPSPRGAGKLFGKDVTERVLSMTNCEVLIRGHEPCRKGVKVQHDGKVLTLFSRKGYPYWNDEAAYLKINLKDQVLNAYELAESAIKF; encoded by the coding sequence ATGAGGCCTGAGCTCATCCTTAAAGCTAGGGAGGCCAAGGCGGAGGAGCTCGAAAATCTAGCTTTAACCGTTAGGGCTATATTGCGTAAGGAAAGGGAGAAAGGTGTTTTCGGCGGCGGAATAGTGAAGGGGGGACTGGTACAGGTACGTGGATACGAGGAGGCTATAGTGATTGGAGATATCCATGGCGACTTCGAGGCCTTAACAACTATGGTTGAGGGGGCCGGTATACCCCGTGGTTTAGGTACTGATAGGCTACTAATCTTCCTAGGCGACTACGGAGATAGGGGGGAACAATCGGTTGAGGTCTACTTTCTAATTTTAGCTTTAAAAGCTTCATACCCCGATGGCGTAGTCCTACTTAGGGGTAATCATGAGGGCCCACATGATTTAGTGGCTAGCCCCCACGACCTTCCATACCAGTTCGTGGAGAGGTATGGGGATAAAGGGGTAAGGCTTTACCTGGTTATCTCCTCCCTCTTCGATGCTCTCCATCACGCTTTAACGGTTAATGGGTACTTAATGCTTCACGGTGGGGCTCCGAGCGGAGCTAAAAGTATTGACGACATAGCGTACGCCCACGAGAAGCATCCGAGCGAAACCAGCCTTGAGGAAATACTTTGGAATGACCCCGTTGACGACGTACTGGGAACCTATCCATCGCCTCGAGGCGCCGGTAAACTCTTCGGTAAGGATGTAACGGAGCGCGTACTCTCAATGACGAATTGCGAAGTATTAATTAGGGGGCATGAGCCCTGCCGTAAAGGTGTTAAAGTACAACACGACGGTAAGGTTTTAACGCTTTTCTCACGTAAAGGCTATCCATACTGGAACGATGAGGCAGCCTACCTTAAGATAAACCTAAAGGATCAAGTTCTTAACGCGTATGAACTAGCTGAATCAGCTATCAAGTTTTAA
- a CDS encoding HIT domain-containing protein: protein MKSTSVTFLDETLKASVVLWRFLNGMRRLWAPWRMEYIKSINEKPKGCIFCEKAKEADDEKNLIVYRGSEAFIMLNAYPYNSGHLMVAPYRHTPSLTDLNDQELLNVFKLVNLGIKALTLSMKPEGFNVGVNIGRAAGAGVAEHVHVHVVPRWAGDTNFMPVIGEVKVLPELLRNTWLKVREALNSLTLCRSRSDLTL from the coding sequence GTGAAATCAACTAGCGTTACGTTCCTAGATGAAACACTCAAAGCATCCGTAGTGCTCTGGCGTTTCCTTAACGGGATGAGGAGGCTTTGGGCCCCTTGGCGTATGGAGTACATAAAAAGCATTAACGAAAAGCCGAAGGGATGCATATTCTGCGAGAAAGCGAAGGAAGCTGATGACGAGAAGAACTTAATAGTTTATCGGGGTAGTGAGGCGTTCATAATGCTGAACGCCTACCCATATAATAGCGGGCACCTAATGGTTGCGCCATATCGGCATACTCCAAGTTTAACCGATTTAAACGATCAGGAGCTCCTTAACGTTTTTAAGCTCGTCAACCTGGGCATTAAGGCCTTAACGCTCTCCATGAAGCCCGAGGGCTTTAACGTCGGCGTCAACATAGGTAGGGCTGCTGGCGCCGGCGTAGCGGAGCACGTCCACGTCCACGTGGTTCCAAGGTGGGCTGGAGACACTAACTTTATGCCCGTGATAGGTGAAGTAAAGGTACTGCCCGAGCTTTTAAGGAATACTTGGCTTAAGGTTAGGGAGGCATTAAACAGTTTAACCTTATGCCGCTCGAGAAGCGATTTAACGCTGTAG
- a CDS encoding pyridoxal phosphate-dependent aminotransferase produces MPPLRLSSELACLIPPSETLGVVERIEVLKRRGVDVVRFDVGEPDFKTPEHIQRAALNAISEGFTKYTSSRGILELRQAIALHVKDWIGLDYDPESEIIATPGAKFAIYAAIQAVVNRGDEVIILTPAWPTYKACVLAVFAKPVEVAMLESYKVNEEGVKNAITSRTRMIMVNTPNNPTGGVLSVEDLKLIADLAVDHSLLVLSDEIYKAFVFEGKHVSIASLPGMRERTIIVDGLSKTYSMTGWRLGFALAPREVVDAMVKIQQASTTCPASFVQKAGIAALTGPQDVVKRFLEEYDRRRRRIIRGLNQIEGVKCNNPQGAFYVFPDFSSFNIPSKMLAERLLMEAGVATVAGSPFGPGGEGKLRIAYTTSMDRIEEGLRRIKDFVDKLKGLS; encoded by the coding sequence ATGCCTCCCCTACGCTTATCTTCAGAATTAGCCTGCTTAATACCGCCCTCCGAAACGCTCGGCGTTGTAGAGAGGATTGAAGTACTTAAGAGGCGCGGCGTGGACGTAGTTAGGTTCGATGTGGGGGAGCCGGACTTTAAAACCCCTGAACATATACAAAGGGCTGCTTTAAACGCGATTAGCGAGGGCTTCACTAAGTATACGTCTAGTAGGGGCATTCTTGAGTTAAGGCAGGCGATCGCCCTACATGTTAAGGACTGGATAGGCTTGGATTACGATCCTGAAAGCGAAATTATAGCGACGCCGGGGGCTAAGTTCGCCATATACGCGGCTATTCAAGCCGTGGTTAATAGGGGTGATGAAGTCATCATACTAACGCCGGCATGGCCGACTTACAAGGCTTGCGTACTAGCGGTTTTCGCGAAGCCGGTGGAGGTAGCGATGCTTGAGTCCTACAAGGTTAACGAGGAGGGGGTTAAAAACGCTATTACTAGTAGGACTAGGATGATAATGGTGAATACGCCTAATAACCCTACCGGAGGCGTATTAAGCGTTGAAGACTTAAAGTTGATCGCCGACCTAGCCGTTGACCATAGCCTACTGGTACTATCCGACGAGATCTATAAGGCGTTCGTTTTCGAGGGTAAACACGTAAGCATAGCGTCGTTACCGGGTATGCGTGAAAGAACCATCATCGTGGACGGATTAAGCAAAACGTACTCAATGACCGGCTGGAGGCTAGGCTTCGCGTTAGCGCCTAGAGAAGTAGTAGATGCGATGGTTAAAATCCAGCAGGCTTCCACCACCTGTCCGGCGAGCTTCGTTCAAAAGGCTGGAATAGCCGCGCTTACAGGCCCCCAAGACGTGGTTAAAAGGTTCCTAGAGGAGTACGATAGGAGGAGGAGACGGATTATTAGGGGGCTTAACCAGATAGAAGGCGTTAAATGCAATAACCCCCAAGGAGCCTTCTACGTATTCCCCGACTTTTCAAGCTTTAATATCCCATCGAAAATGCTAGCCGAACGCCTATTAATGGAGGCCGGCGTAGCCACCGTAGCCGGTAGCCCCTTCGGCCCCGGTGGTGAGGGGAAGCTTAGAATAGCGTACACTACGAGCATGGATAGGATTGAGGAGGGCCTACGTAGGATTAAAGACTTTGTAGATAAGCTTAAGGGGCTCAGCTAA
- a CDS encoding proton-conducting transporter membrane subunit: MAVSLIHAAILTVFTPLFAGFLAPAIGTFISRKWVNVFACMSSAATLLFAVLTMVYASSGNGILLYRMGGFPPPVGIVLEVDKLNSLIAVASAAIILLATIYSTEYMSREGNLSLYYALLLTLESGMMGALYTGDLFNLFVFLELMSVPSYALVAFLRRSFEAVEAGLKYMFMSALALNFYYFATAFIYGAFGTLNMADLSVKISLHSQSPEPLSGGIRNIPSSITLVLPAIMALTLWSFGLKSALAPLHTWLPDAHPAAPTPISAVLSGAFVKVTVYTSIRLLFTVFHGGVNVIEEVLNAVHSSIQVVTALSMLSMLLGSLAMLLQNDIKRFLAYSTIANIGYAFLGVSLASESGLTASTLHVINHMITKALLFLTVGCIIHKTHIRDIRELGGLYARMPITATCYIIGALSIAGVPPLNVFVSKLLLVIAALEKLTPTAIVGAILLVVTSAIVLAAQFRVIHAVFFGKLPSSLKQVSEPGLPMLAPITILTASTVVLGVYPYPLIELASNGAKAALDYVNYVASAQLLMKP, encoded by the coding sequence ATGGCCGTTAGCCTAATACACGCAGCCATCCTAACCGTTTTCACACCGCTCTTCGCCGGCTTCCTAGCACCAGCCATAGGTACCTTCATCTCTAGGAAGTGGGTTAACGTATTCGCCTGTATGTCTTCTGCCGCTACACTACTATTCGCCGTGCTTACGATGGTTTACGCCTCCTCAGGTAACGGTATCCTACTTTACCGGATGGGAGGCTTCCCACCGCCGGTTGGTATCGTTTTAGAGGTGGATAAGCTAAATAGCCTCATAGCTGTAGCGTCAGCCGCAATCATCCTATTAGCCACCATCTACTCAACCGAGTACATGAGTAGGGAGGGTAACCTTAGCCTATACTACGCTTTACTATTAACCTTAGAGTCCGGTATGATGGGTGCACTATATACCGGCGACCTCTTTAACCTCTTCGTCTTCCTAGAGTTAATGTCGGTGCCTTCTTACGCGCTCGTCGCCTTCCTAAGGAGAAGCTTCGAAGCCGTTGAAGCAGGCTTAAAATACATGTTCATGAGCGCTTTAGCCTTAAACTTCTACTACTTCGCAACCGCCTTCATCTACGGGGCCTTCGGAACCCTTAATATGGCGGACCTATCCGTGAAGATAAGCTTACATAGTCAAAGCCCCGAACCCCTTAGCGGCGGTATAAGGAATATACCGTCCAGCATAACTCTCGTCCTACCAGCCATAATGGCCTTAACTTTATGGAGCTTCGGCTTAAAGTCTGCCTTAGCCCCATTACACACTTGGCTACCGGATGCGCATCCAGCCGCGCCAACACCTATAAGCGCCGTACTTTCAGGGGCCTTCGTTAAGGTTACCGTTTACACGTCCATCCGCCTACTTTTTACGGTCTTCCATGGAGGCGTAAACGTAATCGAGGAGGTATTAAACGCCGTACATAGTTCAATCCAAGTCGTCACAGCTTTAAGTATGCTTTCAATGCTACTAGGCAGTTTAGCTATGCTACTACAAAACGATATTAAACGCTTCCTAGCCTACTCAACGATCGCTAACATCGGCTACGCCTTCCTAGGCGTAAGTTTAGCATCAGAATCAGGCTTAACGGCTTCTACGCTACACGTCATAAACCACATGATCACCAAGGCCCTCCTCTTCCTCACCGTCGGCTGTATAATCCATAAAACCCATATTAGAGATATCCGTGAACTCGGCGGATTATACGCTAGAATGCCTATCACCGCTACCTGCTATATTATAGGCGCGCTATCAATAGCCGGCGTACCACCCTTAAACGTATTCGTAAGTAAACTACTACTAGTTATAGCGGCCCTCGAAAAGCTTACCCCTACAGCGATAGTTGGAGCCATCCTCCTAGTGGTTACAAGCGCAATCGTACTAGCGGCTCAGTTTAGGGTTATTCACGCCGTCTTCTTCGGGAAGCTTCCAAGCAGCCTTAAACAGGTTAGCGAGCCCGGCCTACCCATGTTAGCGCCAATAACGATATTAACGGCTTCAACCGTCGTACTCGGCGTATACCCATACCCCCTCATAGAGTTAGCTAGTAACGGAGCTAAAGCGGCGCTGGATTACGTTAACTACGTAGCCTCAGCCCAACTCCTAATGAAGCCTTAA
- a CDS encoding alkaline phosphatase family protein: protein MRTKLIYIMLDGAGDRPSPVLNGKTPLEYANTPNMDLLVRNAKLGLIYTVKRGIAPESDVAVLSMLGYDPFKYHTGRGPIEAYGAGIPLNDGDLAVRCNFATASPNGKILDRRVGRSLSSEEASILGEAINRLVKLESYPASFTFKSTIGHRAVLVIRSTIPLSSSITNTDPSYAKLEGLGIAKIPLELKVEECKPLDDSLTSKISAQLINEFTVKSRLILEEHPINLKRASKGLLKANIILTRDAGNRLPKLFNINERYKVRFACLAEMPVEIGIAKLAGMDVVNIPPPTGNVKLDSELKVKALLNAYRDFDCFYVHIKGPDEPGHDGDAKLKAELISVIDEAFFGELLKALNLNECLICVTADHATPCDLRAHSDDPVPLMIAGSVKGRGASKFCESTCKSGELGLLNRGVDLIPMLMGLL, encoded by the coding sequence ATGCGTACTAAGCTTATCTACATCATGCTGGATGGCGCTGGGGATCGTCCATCGCCGGTTTTAAACGGTAAAACGCCTCTTGAATACGCTAATACACCTAATATGGACCTTCTAGTTCGAAACGCTAAACTCGGCTTAATATACACGGTTAAACGCGGGATTGCGCCGGAGAGCGATGTAGCAGTTTTATCCATGCTGGGCTACGACCCGTTTAAGTACCATACTGGTAGGGGGCCTATTGAAGCCTATGGCGCCGGCATACCGTTAAACGATGGAGACCTAGCTGTCAGGTGTAATTTTGCTACTGCCTCCCCTAACGGTAAAATCCTAGATAGGAGGGTGGGTAGAAGCCTTTCAAGCGAGGAGGCTTCAATCCTAGGCGAAGCCATAAATAGATTGGTGAAGCTGGAATCCTACCCGGCTAGCTTTACGTTTAAAAGCACCATAGGGCATAGGGCCGTCCTCGTTATAAGGAGCACCATACCCCTATCGAGTAGTATAACCAATACGGACCCTAGCTACGCTAAGCTTGAAGGGCTAGGCATAGCTAAGATACCCTTGGAGCTTAAGGTGGAGGAGTGTAAACCATTAGACGATAGCCTAACCTCCAAGATTTCAGCGCAACTTATTAACGAGTTTACGGTTAAAAGTAGGTTAATCCTCGAGGAACACCCGATCAACCTGAAAAGGGCCTCCAAGGGTTTATTGAAGGCCAACATCATCCTTACGCGCGACGCCGGGAATAGGCTACCTAAGCTATTCAACATTAACGAGCGCTACAAGGTTAGGTTCGCCTGCCTAGCTGAAATGCCCGTGGAGATAGGAATAGCAAAGCTAGCCGGAATGGACGTAGTTAATATACCTCCACCCACGGGTAACGTTAAGCTTGATAGCGAACTCAAGGTTAAAGCGCTTTTAAACGCGTACCGAGATTTCGACTGCTTCTACGTACACATTAAGGGACCCGATGAACCCGGACACGACGGAGACGCTAAGCTTAAAGCCGAGTTGATAAGCGTAATCGATGAAGCCTTCTTCGGCGAGCTACTTAAAGCGTTAAACCTTAATGAATGCTTAATATGCGTAACCGCCGATCACGCAACCCCATGCGATTTAAGGGCTCATAGCGACGACCCGGTGCCACTCATGATAGCTGGTAGCGTTAAGGGTAGAGGCGCTTCAAAGTTCTGTGAATCGACTTGTAAAAGCGGCGAACTAGGCTTACTAAATCGAGGAGTCGATTTAATACCCATGCTTATGGGGCTCCTCTAA
- a CDS encoding sodium:proton antiporter: MTNIIQQYPYLAAVTLFLIALYCVLAKPNFVKKLIGLGLMVNSINLFFITLGYREVWPNIPIAPVIPHGLREDISSYVSLAVDPLPQCLVLTAIVIDMAVTAFAVALIIAVYRIYGSVDERRVRRLAG, translated from the coding sequence TTGACGAACATTATTCAGCAATATCCGTACCTAGCCGCGGTAACGCTCTTCCTAATAGCGTTATACTGCGTTCTAGCTAAGCCTAACTTCGTTAAGAAGTTGATAGGGCTAGGGTTAATGGTGAACTCCATAAACCTCTTCTTCATAACGTTAGGGTACCGCGAAGTGTGGCCAAACATCCCTATAGCGCCAGTCATACCGCACGGGTTAAGAGAGGACATTTCAAGCTACGTAAGCCTAGCCGTAGACCCTCTACCGCAATGCTTAGTGTTAACAGCCATAGTTATCGATATGGCCGTTACGGCCTTCGCGGTCGCCTTAATAATCGCCGTCTACAGGATTTACGGTAGCGTAGATGAAAGACGCGTTAGGAGGTTGGCCGGTTAA